A section of the Oryza sativa Japonica Group chromosome 1, ASM3414082v1 genome encodes:
- the LOC4326486 gene encoding LYR motif-containing protein At3g19508, producing the protein MANAGLRAYREVLRLVRRLPADARPYYAKYARENFVNYRDLSADDDLAALLRRAYAHSSWVLSKYSIDADAAAGRLKEVCGAEGGA; encoded by the exons ATGGCGAACGCGGGGCTGCGCGCGTACCGGGAGGTGCTGCGGCTGGtgcggcggctgccggcggacgcGCGGCCGTACTACGCCAAGTACGCCCGCGAGAACTTCGTCAACTACCGCGACCTCTCCGCtgacgacgacctcgccgccctcctccgccgcgcctaCGCCCACTCCTCCTGGGTCCTCTCCAAG TACTCGATCGACGCGGATGCTGCGGCGGGGCGGCTCAAGGAGGTGTGCGGCGCCGAGGGCGGAGCGTGA